One Vanessa cardui chromosome 22, ilVanCard2.1, whole genome shotgun sequence DNA window includes the following coding sequences:
- the LOC124539271 gene encoding MIP18 family protein galla-1 isoform X2, which translates to MISFFSKLSLKNSEKPAEELAKPAYMDKSATLQELGYKDDNDLRETIYDFLRTIRDPEKPSTLEDLKVVYEEGIFVKEPTADKVPVLRVEYNPTVPHCSLATLIGLCIRIKILRSIHHPVKLDIFIKKGAHTTEDEINKQINDKERIAAAMENPNLRNLVENCIADEG; encoded by the exons ATGATATCGTTCTTCTCGAAACTCTCGTTGAAGAACTCAGAAAAGCCGGCTGAAGAATTAGCTAAACCTGCGTATATGGACAAAAGTGCTACATTGCAGGAGCTCGGGTATAAAGACGATAATGACCTGAGAGAGACAATATATG ACTTTTTGCGGACAATACGGGACCCGGAGAAGCCGAGTACGTTAGAGGACCTCAAGGTTGTTTACGAGGAGGGAATATTTGTTAAAGAGCCCACAGCTGACAAGGTTCCAGTTTTGCGGGTGGAGTACAACCCCACAGTGCCTCACTGCTCGCTGGCGACGCTCATTGGACTTTGCATCAGAATTAAAATACTGAGATCAATACATCACCCCgtgaaattagatatatttataaagaaggGAGCACACACAACAGAAGATGAAA TTAACAAGCAAATCAATGACAAGGAGAGGATTGCAGCCGCGATGGAAAATCCAAATTTAAGGAACCTCGTGGAAAATTGCATCGCTGACGAAGGATAA
- the LOC124539271 gene encoding autophagy-related protein 13 homolog isoform X1, which produces MAPDAAFSNISDKNEFTKFAKFLAYKGVQVIVESRKGVKIEPNSKINTSDSDWFNLQIPDSPEVNQATKNALPSDRILETIKSQLHVEISVQTEDGDEMVLELWTLELDDTQFDTSLKAMNTVYFRMGILLKSLITITRITPAYHLSRKQRTESFTIFYRVYNGEPKLKSLGDSVKKIQAGLLKTPLGGLCFTVSYRTNFSISPNRSQTDKTLLLKSDHFELSPKHVIFESKKKKEKEPKSSQVDLNKPLRLPAFVDEVLIQQVIKDFFEQIPIPICRMRPKPKTPEEIVIDCKSTQDLDMNAISKSPTSLELPPKKFPGFRSETEPPLKLLHFPFAADHPIRELAEFYKDFFNAPHLKLADDYSARTKTVDCQETEIASDDLSKDLALHESSLLEFDELLADMCRSAEWSGN; this is translated from the coding sequence ATGGCACCAGATGCAGCTTTTTCAAACATAAGTGACAAGAATGAGTTTACGAAATTCGCCAAATTCCTTGCCTATAAAGGAGTCCAAGTAATCGTCGAATCGAGGAAAGGTGTCAAAATTGAGCCAAACAGTAAAATAAACACATCGGATTCTGATTGGTTCAACCTTCAAATCCCAGATTCACCCGAAGTGAACCAGGCAACCAAGAATGCCCTGCCTTCGGATAGAATACTGGAAACAATTAAATCACAACTTCATGTTGAAATATCCGTACAAACTGAGGATGGAGATGAAATGGTCCTGGAGTTATGGACTTTGGAACTGGATGACACACAGTTTGACACGTCATTGAAAGCTATGAATACTGTATACTTCCGAATGGGTATACTTTTGAAGTCCTTGATAACTATTACGAGAATAACACCTGCATATCATCTATCTAGAAAGCAAAGGACGGAATCATTCACAATATTCTACAGAGTATATAACGGGGAACCGAAACTTAAGTCGCTTGGTGATTCGGTTAAGAAAATTCAAGCTGGATTATTGAAAACACCTTTGGGTGGTCTCTGCTTCACCGTGTCTTACAGAACTAACTTTTCGATATCCCCAAATCGTTCTCAAACTGACAAAACACTTCTGTTAAAGAGTGATCATTTCGAATTGAGTCCCAAACATGTAATATTTGAATCCAAGAAGAAAAAGGAAAAGGAACCTAAATCTTCACAAGTTGATCTAAATAAACCCCTACGATTACCGGCGTTTGTCGATGAGGTCCTTATTCAACAAgtgataaaagatttttttgagCAAATACCGATTCCAATTTGCAGAATGCGACCAAAACCGAAAACACCGGAGGAAATTGTAATAGACTGCAAAAGTACACAAGACTTGGACATGAATGCCATATCGAAGAGTCCGACTTCCTTGGAATTACCTCCGAAAAAGTTTCCCGGTTTCCGAAGCGAGACGGAACCACCATTGAAACTACTGCACTTTCCTTTCGCCGCTGACCATCCAATTCGAGAGTTGGCCGAattttataaggatttttttaatgcaCCTCATTTGAAGTTAGCCGATGACTACTCAGCGAGGACTAAGACAGTGGATTGTCAGGAAACTGAGATTGCTAGCGATGACCTTTCCAAAGACCTGGCATTACACGAGAGCTCGTTACTGGAATTTGATGAGCTGTTGGCCGACATGTGTAGATCAGCAGAGTGGAGCGGGAATTAA